One genomic window of Bradyrhizobium sp. CCGE-LA001 includes the following:
- a CDS encoding L-aspartate oxidase, whose translation MANNIHDLTRSTDHVVIVGGGLAGLFCALKLAPRPVTLISAAPLGRGASSAWAQGGIAAAMAEGDSPEAHAADTVAVGGGLVDEAVALGIAREAGPRIHDLLAYGVPFDRDLEGRLAMGREAAHSARRIVHVRGDGAGAAIIAALSEAVRRTPSIRIIEGFAAEALLTEDGAVTGLQLRDADNPTARPILLASGAIVLATGGLGHLYAVTTNPREAGGSGLAIAARAGAVIADPEFVQFHPTAIMAGRDPAPLATEALRGEGATLINGRGERFMTARHPLAELAPRDIVARGVFAEIAAGRGAFLDARQALGARFAERFPTVHASCIAAGIDPASQAVPIAPAAHYHMGGIAVNARGRSSIDGLWAAGEVSCTGAHGANRLASNSLLEAVVYAARIAEDIAGCAVPSLARLPDALVTSHGAAPDAAAVKRLRTMMSARVGVIRDDDGLTDAVRSFAALEREAASIALRNMAAAALLVTAAAWIRRESRGAHFRLDHPAELPALAKRTMTTLAAMREAADGLADRSTPRIAQPLMA comes from the coding sequence ATGGCCAACAATATCCACGACCTCACCCGCAGCACCGACCACGTCGTCATCGTCGGCGGCGGCCTCGCCGGGCTGTTCTGCGCGCTGAAGCTGGCGCCGCGGCCAGTGACGCTGATCTCGGCCGCGCCGCTCGGGCGGGGCGCATCATCGGCATGGGCGCAAGGCGGCATCGCGGCGGCGATGGCCGAAGGCGACAGCCCCGAAGCGCATGCGGCGGATACCGTCGCGGTCGGCGGCGGCCTCGTCGACGAAGCGGTCGCGCTCGGCATCGCGCGTGAGGCCGGGCCGCGGATTCATGATCTGCTAGCCTATGGCGTGCCATTCGACCGCGACCTCGAAGGCAGGCTCGCCATGGGGCGCGAGGCGGCGCACTCGGCGCGACGCATCGTGCATGTGCGCGGCGACGGCGCGGGAGCCGCGATCATCGCCGCGTTGAGCGAGGCCGTGCGCCGCACGCCGTCGATCCGCATCATCGAAGGTTTCGCCGCCGAAGCGTTGTTGACCGAGGATGGCGCGGTCACCGGTCTTCAGCTGCGCGATGCCGACAATCCCACCGCACGGCCGATCCTCCTCGCCTCGGGCGCGATCGTGCTCGCCACCGGCGGCCTCGGGCATCTCTATGCCGTCACCACCAATCCGCGCGAGGCCGGCGGCTCGGGCCTTGCGATCGCCGCACGCGCCGGCGCCGTGATCGCCGATCCCGAATTCGTGCAGTTCCACCCCACCGCCATCATGGCCGGGCGTGATCCCGCGCCCCTTGCAACGGAGGCACTACGCGGCGAAGGCGCGACGCTGATCAACGGCCGCGGCGAGCGCTTCATGACGGCACGCCATCCGCTTGCCGAGCTCGCGCCGCGCGACATAGTCGCCCGCGGCGTGTTCGCGGAGATTGCGGCCGGGCGAGGCGCGTTCCTCGATGCGCGGCAGGCGCTGGGCGCGCGCTTCGCCGAAAGATTTCCGACCGTCCATGCGAGCTGCATTGCTGCCGGCATCGATCCCGCCAGCCAGGCCGTCCCGATCGCGCCCGCCGCGCACTATCATATGGGCGGCATTGCCGTGAATGCGCGCGGCCGCAGCTCGATCGACGGGCTCTGGGCGGCGGGCGAAGTGTCCTGCACCGGCGCGCATGGCGCCAACCGGCTCGCCTCCAATTCGCTGCTGGAAGCCGTGGTCTATGCCGCGCGCATTGCCGAGGACATCGCCGGCTGTGCCGTCCCCTCGCTTGCCCGGCTTCCCGACGCGTTGGTGACGTCGCACGGCGCCGCACCGGATGCTGCGGCCGTGAAACGGCTCCGGACGATGATGAGTGCACGGGTCGGCGTGATCCGCGACGACGATGGCCTGACCGATGCCGTCCGCAGCTTCGCCGCCCTCGAGCGCGAGGCTGCGAGCATCGCGCTGCGCAACATGGCAGCGGCTGCGCTGCTCGTGACCGCCGCGGCCTGGATCCGGCGTGAGAGCCGCGGCGCGCACTTCCGCTTGGATCACCCGGCTGAACTCCCTGCCCTGGCGAAGCGAACGATGACCACGCTCGCCGCTATGCGCGAGGCCGCCGACGGCCTCGCCGATCGCTCAACACCGCGCATCGCGCAACCCCTGATGGCCTGA
- the nadC gene encoding carboxylating nicotinate-nucleotide diphosphorylase, translating into MITAISLLYPDAFLSPLAVDAAVQRALDEDLGRAGDVTSLATIPEATTAQAILVARQSGVIAGLPLALATLQKLSSDIEVRAHVRDAARVARGQHVLTMSGPARAILTAERTALNFVGRLSGVATLTADYVARTEGTRMRICCTRKTTPGLRALEKYAVRCGGGFNHRFGLDDAILIKDNHIAVAGGIRPVLERARAHAGHLVKIEIEVDTLAQLREVLATGMADAVLLDNMDLATLREAVRLNEGRLELEASGGVTLDSIAAIAATGVDYASAGALTHSAPNFDCALDIEA; encoded by the coding sequence ATGATCACCGCAATCTCACTGCTCTATCCCGACGCCTTCCTCTCCCCGCTCGCGGTTGACGCGGCCGTGCAGCGCGCACTCGACGAAGATCTCGGGCGTGCCGGCGACGTCACCTCGCTGGCGACGATTCCGGAAGCAACGACGGCGCAGGCGATCCTGGTCGCGCGGCAGTCCGGCGTCATCGCCGGCTTGCCGCTGGCGCTGGCGACGTTGCAAAAGCTCTCGTCCGACATTGAGGTGCGCGCGCATGTCCGCGACGCCGCACGCGTTGCCCGTGGGCAGCATGTGCTGACGATGTCAGGGCCCGCGCGCGCCATTCTCACGGCCGAGCGGACCGCGCTCAACTTCGTCGGGCGCCTCTCCGGCGTCGCGACGCTCACGGCCGACTATGTCGCCCGCACCGAAGGCACGCGGATGCGCATTTGCTGCACGCGCAAGACGACCCCCGGCCTGCGCGCGCTGGAGAAATATGCCGTGCGCTGCGGCGGCGGCTTCAATCACCGCTTCGGCCTCGACGATGCGATCCTGATCAAGGACAACCACATCGCGGTCGCCGGCGGCATCCGCCCGGTGCTGGAGCGCGCCCGCGCCCATGCCGGCCATCTCGTCAAGATCGAGATCGAGGTAGACACGCTGGCGCAGCTGCGCGAGGTGCTCGCCACCGGAATGGCCGACGCGGTGCTGCTCGACAACATGGACCTCGCCACGCTGCGTGAGGCCGTGAGGCTCAACGAGGGGCGGCTCGAGTTGGAGGCATCCGGCGGCGTCACGCTGGACTCGATCGCGGCCATTGCGGCGACCGGTGTCGACTACGCCTCCGCCGGCGCGCTGACGCATTCGGCGCCGAACTTCGACTGTGCGCTCGATATCGAAGCGTAA
- a CDS encoding cell wall hydrolase — MSVLRNHPKGARFASFGIGLCIFALMPRETGYQDIASLLARQPGVAERWQKQVFSAASSIQLATYSFSRPIGTSVPQSAMVRLASIDGRDVTGAISRNPALQAPPRYQAADFPKVDRSMKGDRLAIAAPTTSPDTAAPSAPAQEDPATSNSSVFGAKTAALPQAMSPETAAALDPELQEALRAPPLPQYTNAPQASDAARAFAVQPLEALKRATAPAAPARDPFSVKTSNLFFGSSSLGGNLESIESWQPGAEPLIVTPDPDMKVTASLSPPTAEIAKDIESGESVAPKGEVNADNQRTKSPAERLALDDKSRAKSEKCLAEAVYFEARGEAVRGQIAVAQVVMNRVFSGKYPDTVCGAVYQNKHRHLACQFTFACDNNTDVIREPEMWERAKKISKAMLDGQIWLPEVGKSTHYHAYWVRPSWVAEMKKMYKTGVHTFYRPRKWGDGSEAPAWGTPAQTAALSAELAQEAKSSAEMGERR, encoded by the coding sequence ATGTCAGTGTTGCGTAACCATCCGAAGGGCGCGCGGTTCGCGTCCTTCGGCATCGGTCTCTGCATCTTCGCATTGATGCCGAGAGAGACCGGCTATCAGGACATTGCCTCGCTCTTGGCACGTCAACCCGGCGTCGCCGAGCGGTGGCAGAAGCAGGTCTTTTCCGCCGCGTCCTCCATTCAGCTGGCAACTTACAGCTTCTCCCGGCCCATTGGCACTTCCGTTCCGCAGAGCGCGATGGTTCGTCTCGCGAGCATCGATGGCCGCGACGTCACCGGCGCGATCAGCCGCAATCCGGCGCTGCAGGCGCCGCCGCGCTACCAGGCCGCCGATTTTCCCAAGGTCGACCGTTCGATGAAGGGTGATCGCCTCGCGATCGCGGCGCCGACAACGTCTCCCGACACGGCTGCGCCGTCAGCGCCCGCGCAGGAAGATCCCGCGACGTCGAACAGTTCGGTGTTCGGTGCCAAGACCGCGGCGTTGCCGCAAGCGATGTCGCCGGAAACCGCAGCCGCGCTCGATCCCGAGCTCCAGGAAGCGCTCCGCGCGCCGCCGCTGCCGCAATACACCAATGCGCCGCAGGCGAGCGATGCCGCGCGCGCGTTCGCGGTGCAGCCGCTGGAAGCGCTGAAGCGGGCCACCGCGCCGGCCGCGCCCGCACGCGATCCCTTTAGCGTCAAGACGTCGAACCTGTTCTTCGGCAGCTCCTCGCTCGGCGGCAATCTCGAAAGCATCGAGAGCTGGCAGCCTGGCGCCGAGCCGCTGATCGTGACGCCCGATCCCGACATGAAGGTGACGGCCTCGCTGTCGCCGCCAACGGCGGAAATCGCCAAGGACATCGAGAGCGGCGAGAGCGTCGCGCCGAAGGGCGAGGTCAATGCCGACAACCAGCGCACCAAGTCGCCGGCGGAGCGGCTCGCGCTCGACGACAAGTCGCGCGCCAAGTCCGAGAAGTGCCTTGCTGAAGCCGTTTATTTCGAGGCCCGCGGCGAAGCCGTGCGCGGCCAGATCGCGGTGGCGCAAGTGGTGATGAACCGCGTGTTCTCCGGCAAATATCCCGACACCGTGTGCGGCGCGGTCTATCAGAACAAGCACCGCCATCTCGCCTGCCAGTTCACCTTCGCCTGCGACAACAACACCGACGTGATCCGCGAGCCCGAGATGTGGGAGCGCGCGAAGAAGATTTCGAAGGCCATGCTCGACGGCCAGATCTGGCTGCCCGAGGTCGGCAAGTCCACGCATTACCATGCCTATTGGGTGCGCCCGTCCTGGGTCGCCGAGATGAAGAAGATGTACAAGACCGGCGTGCACACCTTCTATCGCCCGCGCAAATGGGGCGACGGCAGCGAGGCGCCGGCCTGGGGCACGCCCGCACAGACCGCGGCGCTCTCCGCCGAGCTCGCGCAGGAAGCCAAGAGCTCCGCGGAAATGGGCGAGCGGCGGTAG
- the ppdK gene encoding pyruvate, phosphate dikinase, with product MAKAASKPKKIPAKMPVKSKSSAAAKAAPPARKALAKSAPKPVAKPSAKPAAKPAAKAVTKAAAPKVAAKPAPKKAAPAKAAPTAAKAGKWVYTFGDGKAEGRSEMRDLLGGKGANLAEMANLGLPVPPGFTIPTSVCTYFYAHDKSYPKELQSQVEKALDHVGKLTGKVFGDTGNPLLVSVRSGARASMPGMMDTVLNLGLNDQTVEALAELSGDRRFAYDSYRRFITMYSDVVLGFEHHHFEEILDTFKDSQGYTLDTDLSADDWVELVGKYKDAVAREIGKEFPQDPHDQLWGAIGAVFSSWMNARAVTYRKLHDIPESWGTAVNVQAMVFGNMGETSATGVAFTRNPSTGESKLYGEFLINAQGEDVVAGIRTPQDITEDARKESGSDKASMESAMPEAFKELTRIYTQLEKHYRDMQDMEFTVERGKLWMLQTRGGKRTAKAALRIAVELANEGLISKKEAVIRIDPASLDQLLHPTIDPNAKRDVIATGLPASPGAASGEIVFSSDEAAKLQGDGRKVILVRIETSPEDIHGMHAAEGILTTRGGMTSHAAVVARGMGKPCVSGCGTIRVDYGRGTMSIGSRTFKTGDVITIDGSLGQVLAGRMPMIEPELSGEFGTLMTWADQVRKIGVRVNGDTPDDARTAIKFGAEGIGLCRTEHMFFEETRIRTVREMILSEDEQSRRAALAKLLPMQRADFVELFEIMKGLPVTIRLLDPPLHEFLPHTHAEVEEVARAMNTDPRRLADRARELSEFNPMLGFRGCRIAIAYPEIAEMQARAIFEAAVEAQKRTGKAVGLEVMVPLIATKAELDLVKARIDATAQAVMRDTNTKLAYQVGTMIELPRACLLAAEIAQSAEFFSFGTNDLTQTTYGISRDDAASFLGPYVAKGILSVDPFIALDQEGVGELVKIGVARGRKTRPQLKVGICGEHGGDPASVAFCHQIGLDYVSCSPYRVPIARLAAAQAALGKAVASQA from the coding sequence ATGGCCAAAGCCGCCTCGAAGCCGAAGAAAATCCCAGCGAAAATGCCAGTGAAATCAAAGTCCTCGGCCGCCGCTAAAGCTGCGCCGCCGGCCCGCAAGGCGCTGGCTAAGAGCGCGCCGAAGCCGGTTGCCAAGCCTTCTGCAAAGCCCGCCGCCAAGCCGGCGGCGAAGGCCGTGACCAAGGCGGCTGCGCCGAAGGTCGCTGCGAAGCCCGCGCCGAAGAAGGCTGCGCCCGCCAAGGCCGCGCCGACGGCGGCCAAGGCCGGCAAATGGGTGTACACGTTCGGCGACGGCAAGGCCGAGGGCCGCTCGGAGATGCGCGACCTGCTCGGCGGCAAGGGCGCCAACCTCGCTGAGATGGCCAATCTCGGTCTGCCCGTGCCTCCCGGCTTCACCATCCCGACCTCGGTCTGCACCTACTTCTACGCACACGACAAGTCCTACCCCAAGGAGTTGCAGTCGCAGGTCGAGAAGGCGCTGGACCATGTCGGCAAACTGACGGGCAAGGTGTTCGGCGACACCGGGAACCCGCTGCTGGTCTCCGTGCGCTCCGGCGCGCGTGCCTCGATGCCGGGCATGATGGACACCGTGCTCAACCTCGGCCTTAACGACCAGACCGTGGAAGCGCTGGCCGAATTGTCGGGCGACCGCCGCTTCGCCTATGACAGCTACCGCCGCTTCATCACCATGTATTCCGACGTGGTGCTCGGCTTCGAGCATCATCACTTCGAGGAGATCCTCGACACCTTCAAGGACAGCCAGGGCTACACGCTCGATACTGACTTGTCGGCCGACGACTGGGTCGAACTGGTCGGCAAGTACAAGGACGCGGTCGCGCGCGAGATCGGCAAGGAATTCCCGCAGGATCCGCACGACCAGCTCTGGGGCGCGATCGGCGCGGTGTTTTCGTCCTGGATGAATGCGCGCGCGGTGACCTACCGCAAGCTGCACGACATTCCGGAATCCTGGGGCACCGCGGTCAACGTGCAGGCCATGGTGTTCGGCAACATGGGCGAGACCTCGGCCACCGGCGTTGCCTTCACGCGCAATCCCTCCACCGGCGAGAGCAAGCTCTACGGCGAGTTCCTGATCAACGCCCAAGGCGAGGACGTGGTGGCGGGCATCCGCACGCCGCAGGACATCACCGAGGATGCACGCAAGGAGTCGGGCTCCGACAAGGCGTCGATGGAATCGGCGATGCCGGAGGCCTTCAAGGAGCTGACGCGAATCTACACGCAGCTCGAAAAGCACTACCGCGACATGCAGGACATGGAGTTCACCGTCGAGCGCGGCAAACTCTGGATGCTGCAGACCCGCGGCGGCAAGCGCACCGCCAAGGCCGCGCTCCGCATCGCGGTCGAGCTCGCCAATGAAGGCCTGATCTCGAAGAAGGAAGCGGTCATCCGCATCGATCCGGCCTCGCTCGACCAGCTGCTGCATCCGACCATCGATCCCAATGCCAAGCGCGACGTCATCGCGACCGGCCTGCCGGCTTCGCCGGGTGCCGCCTCCGGCGAGATCGTGTTCTCCTCGGACGAAGCGGCCAAGCTCCAGGGCGACGGACGCAAAGTCATTCTGGTCCGCATCGAGACCAGCCCGGAAGACATCCACGGCATGCATGCCGCCGAGGGCATCCTGACGACGCGCGGCGGCATGACCTCGCATGCGGCGGTGGTCGCGCGCGGCATGGGCAAGCCCTGCGTCTCCGGCTGCGGCACCATCCGCGTCGATTACGGCCGCGGCACCATGAGCATCGGCTCGCGCACCTTCAAGACCGGCGACGTGATCACTATCGACGGCTCGCTCGGCCAGGTGCTGGCCGGCCGGATGCCGATGATCGAGCCGGAACTGTCCGGCGAGTTCGGCACGCTCATGACCTGGGCCGACCAGGTCCGCAAGATCGGCGTCCGCGTCAACGGCGACACGCCCGATGATGCGCGCACCGCGATCAAGTTCGGCGCGGAAGGCATCGGCCTCTGCCGCACCGAGCACATGTTCTTCGAGGAGACCCGCATCCGCACGGTGCGCGAGATGATCCTCTCCGAGGACGAGCAGTCGCGCCGTGCCGCGCTCGCCAAGCTGTTGCCGATGCAGCGCGCCGATTTCGTCGAGCTGTTCGAGATCATGAAGGGCCTGCCCGTCACGATCCGCTTGCTCGATCCGCCGCTGCACGAGTTCTTGCCGCACACCCATGCCGAGGTCGAGGAAGTGGCGCGCGCCATGAACACCGACCCGCGGCGCCTCGCCGACCGTGCGCGCGAACTCTCGGAGTTCAATCCGATGCTCGGCTTCCGCGGCTGCCGCATCGCGATCGCCTATCCCGAGATCGCGGAGATGCAGGCCCGCGCGATCTTCGAGGCTGCGGTCGAGGCGCAGAAGCGCACCGGCAAGGCCGTCGGCCTCGAGGTGATGGTGCCGCTGATCGCGACCAAGGCGGAGCTCGACCTCGTCAAGGCGCGGATCGATGCCACCGCGCAGGCGGTGATGCGCGACACCAACACCAAGCTCGCCTATCAGGTCGGCACCATGATCGAGCTGCCGCGCGCCTGCCTGCTCGCGGCCGAGATCGCGCAGTCGGCCGAGTTCTTCTCGTTCGGCACCAACGACCTGACGCAGACCACCTACGGTATCAGCCGCGACGACGCGGCGAGCTTCCTCGGTCCCTACGTTGCGAAGGGCATCCTCTCGGTCGATCCCTTCATCGCGCTCGATCAGGAAGGCGTCGGCGAACTCGTCAAGATCGGCGTCGCGCGCGGCCGCAAGACGCGCCCGCAGCTCAAGGTCGGCATCTGTGGCGAGCACGGCGGCGATCCCGCTTCGGTCGCCTTCTGCCACCAGATCGGCCTCGACTACGTCTCGTGCTCGCCCTACCGCGTGCCGATCGCGCGCCTCGCCGCCGCGCAGGCCGCACTCGGCAAGGCCGTCGCGAGCCAGGCGTAA
- a CDS encoding DUF3096 domain-containing protein, which translates to MHITVAHISPILSLIAGVLILIMPRLLNLIVAIFLIVNGAIGLGLLKWLRF; encoded by the coding sequence ATGCACATCACCGTCGCCCACATTTCGCCGATCCTGTCGTTGATTGCGGGCGTGCTCATCCTGATCATGCCGCGGCTGCTCAACCTGATCGTCGCGATCTTCCTCATCGTGAATGGCGCGATCGGGCTCGGGCTCCTGAAGTGGCTCCGCTTCTAG
- a CDS encoding DUF1236 domain-containing protein: MRNRILALAALAAAIGSPFAAQAQSGVTVGRAPAVVDSEPTIAADQRLAFRDYVVEQRVPAFRVPDRVVVGATLPEVGVTYYDVPQRFGATTYRYTVVNGETVLVEPRSRRIVEVID, translated from the coding sequence ATGCGGAACAGGATTCTTGCTCTTGCAGCGCTCGCGGCCGCGATCGGCTCGCCTTTTGCGGCGCAGGCGCAAAGCGGTGTGACCGTCGGACGCGCGCCCGCCGTGGTCGACAGTGAGCCGACCATTGCGGCCGATCAGCGGCTGGCCTTCCGCGATTATGTCGTCGAACAACGTGTGCCGGCCTTCCGTGTCCCGGATCGCGTGGTGGTCGGCGCCACCTTACCCGAGGTCGGCGTGACTTATTATGACGTGCCGCAACGCTTCGGCGCCACGACCTATCGCTACACCGTCGTGAACGGCGAGACGGTGCTGGTCGAGCCGCGCTCTCGCCGCATCGTCGAGGTGATCGACTGA
- the glyS gene encoding glycine--tRNA ligase subunit beta produces the protein MPDLLLELFSEEIPARMQGKAADDLRRMVTDKLVAEGLVYEGAKAFATPRRLALTVHGIPARQPDLKTERRGPKVGAPDAAVQGFLKATGLKSLDEAKIQRDPKGDFYIGLIEKPGRDAIDVLAEILPVIIRTFPWPKSMRWGARSGKPGSLNWVRPLHAITATFGPETEEPDVVKFEVDGIETGQTTYGHRFLAPAPIQVRRFEDYEAKLLAAKVVLDPERRKNTILTDAKQLAFAQGYELVEDQNLLDEVAGLVEWPVVLMGSFEREFLATPAEVIRATIRNNQKCFVVSDPKSTDKTGKLANKFILVANIEATDGGSTIIAGNERVIRARLSDAKFFYETDLKTKLEDRLPKFEQIVFHEKLGTQAERIKRIERLAAEIAPLVGADVAKAKRAAQLAKADLLTEVVGEFPEVQGLMGKYYALAQGEDASVAAACEEHYKPQGPADRVPTDPVSVAVALADKLDTLVGFWAIDEKPTGSKDPYALRRAALGAIRLIAENSLRLSLMKVAASAFAGLSVKPADAQKLPSDLLAFFADRLKVQLREQGARHDLVDAVFALGGQDDLLMIVRRVEALGKFLDTDDGKNLLAGTKRASNILSIEEKKDKRSFGGAPDAALYSLNEEKALANAIGEVKAEASAAVAKEDFAAAMSAMAKLRPPVDAFFDKVRVNDDDAKVRENRLKLLNEIRSATRAVADFSKIQD, from the coding sequence ATGCCCGATCTTTTGCTTGAACTGTTCTCCGAAGAAATCCCCGCGCGCATGCAAGGGAAGGCGGCCGACGATCTGCGCCGCATGGTCACGGACAAGCTGGTCGCCGAGGGCCTCGTCTATGAAGGCGCAAAGGCGTTCGCGACGCCGCGCCGCCTTGCGCTGACCGTGCACGGCATTCCCGCGCGTCAACCGGACCTGAAAACCGAACGACGCGGGCCTAAGGTCGGCGCGCCCGATGCGGCCGTGCAGGGCTTCCTGAAGGCGACAGGTCTGAAGTCGCTGGATGAAGCAAAAATCCAGCGCGACCCCAAAGGTGACTTCTACATCGGATTGATCGAGAAGCCCGGCCGCGACGCCATCGACGTGCTCGCTGAAATCCTGCCCGTGATCATCCGCACCTTCCCCTGGCCGAAATCGATGCGCTGGGGCGCGCGCTCCGGCAAGCCGGGCTCGCTGAACTGGGTGCGTCCGCTGCACGCGATCACCGCGACCTTCGGGCCCGAGACCGAAGAGCCCGATGTCGTGAAGTTCGAGGTGGACGGGATCGAGACGGGCCAGACCACTTACGGCCATCGCTTCCTGGCGCCGGCGCCCATTCAGGTGCGCCGGTTCGAGGATTACGAGGCGAAGCTTCTCGCGGCGAAAGTCGTGCTTGATCCGGAGCGACGCAAGAACACGATCCTCACCGACGCCAAGCAGCTTGCGTTCGCGCAAGGATACGAGCTCGTCGAGGATCAGAACCTGCTCGATGAAGTCGCCGGCCTCGTCGAATGGCCGGTCGTGCTGATGGGTTCGTTCGAGCGGGAGTTTTTGGCGACGCCCGCCGAAGTGATCCGCGCCACCATCCGCAACAACCAGAAATGCTTCGTCGTCAGCGATCCCAAGAGCACTGACAAGACGGGCAAGCTCGCCAACAAGTTCATCCTGGTCGCCAACATCGAGGCGACCGACGGCGGCAGCACCATCATCGCCGGCAACGAGCGCGTGATCCGCGCGCGGCTGAGCGATGCGAAGTTCTTCTACGAGACGGATCTGAAGACCAAGCTCGAGGATCGGCTGCCGAAGTTCGAGCAGATCGTGTTCCACGAGAAGCTCGGCACGCAAGCGGAACGCATCAAGCGCATCGAGCGGCTCGCCGCGGAGATCGCGCCGCTGGTTGGCGCAGATGTCGCGAAGGCCAAACGTGCTGCGCAACTTGCAAAGGCGGATCTGCTGACTGAAGTCGTCGGCGAATTCCCGGAGGTGCAGGGCCTCATGGGGAAGTATTACGCGCTGGCGCAGGGCGAGGATGCCTCCGTCGCCGCAGCCTGCGAGGAGCATTACAAGCCGCAAGGTCCCGCGGACCGCGTGCCGACCGATCCGGTCAGCGTCGCCGTCGCGCTCGCCGACAAGCTCGATACACTCGTGGGTTTCTGGGCCATCGACGAGAAGCCAACGGGCAGCAAGGATCCTTATGCGCTGCGTCGCGCGGCTTTGGGCGCGATCAGGTTGATCGCCGAGAATTCGTTGCGTTTGTCGCTCATGAAGGTGGCTGCGTCCGCGTTCGCTGGTCTGTCGGTGAAGCCGGCCGATGCGCAAAAGCTTCCGAGCGATTTGCTCGCCTTCTTTGCCGATCGCCTCAAGGTCCAGCTCCGCGAGCAGGGCGCACGGCACGATCTCGTCGATGCCGTGTTCGCGCTCGGCGGCCAGGACGATCTCCTCATGATCGTCCGACGTGTCGAGGCGCTCGGTAAATTCCTCGATACTGACGACGGCAAGAACCTGCTCGCCGGCACCAAGCGTGCCAGCAACATCCTCTCGATCGAGGAGAAGAAGGACAAGCGCAGCTTCGGCGGCGCGCCGGATGCTGCGCTCTACAGCCTCAATGAAGAGAAGGCGCTGGCGAACGCGATCGGCGAGGTGAAGGCGGAAGCAAGTGCTGCCGTCGCCAAGGAAGATTTCGCTGCGGCCATGAGCGCGATGGCAAAGCTGCGTCCGCCGGTCGATGCGTTCTTCGACAAGGTTCGCGTCAACGACGATGATGCGAAGGTGCGCGAGAATCGGCTGAAGCTGCTGAACGAGATCCGCAGCGCCACGCGTGCGGTGGCGGATTTCTCGAAGATCCAGGATTGA
- a CDS encoding glycine--tRNA ligase subunit alpha, with protein MDASLPAHMRPERSFQGFILALQRFWAEQGCVILQPYDMEMGAGTFHPATTLRALGPKPWNAAYVQPSRRPKDGRYGENPNRMQHYYQFQVIMKPSPPNLQELYLKSLAAIGIDSAVHDIRFVEDDWESPTLGAWGLGWECWCDGMEVSQFTYFQQVAGFECAPVAGELTYGLERLAMYVQGVDRVYDLNFNGRDGDQKVTYGDVFLQAEQEYSRHNFEYADTAMLFEQFKMAEAACRKYLDAGWREGGNKKQHLMALPAYDQCIKASHVFNLLDARGVISVTERQSYILRVRELAKACGEAWIHTEAGGAA; from the coding sequence ATGGACGCCTCCTTGCCCGCCCATATGCGCCCGGAACGGTCGTTCCAGGGCTTCATCCTCGCGCTCCAGCGGTTCTGGGCCGAGCAGGGCTGCGTGATCCTGCAGCCCTACGACATGGAGATGGGCGCGGGCACCTTCCATCCGGCGACCACGCTGCGCGCGCTCGGGCCGAAGCCTTGGAACGCCGCCTATGTGCAGCCCTCGCGCCGGCCTAAGGATGGCCGCTATGGCGAGAACCCGAACCGGATGCAGCACTATTACCAGTTCCAGGTCATCATGAAGCCGTCGCCACCGAACCTTCAGGAGCTGTACCTGAAGTCGCTCGCCGCGATCGGCATCGATTCCGCCGTGCACGACATCCGCTTCGTCGAGGACGATTGGGAAAGCCCGACGCTGGGTGCCTGGGGCCTCGGTTGGGAATGCTGGTGCGATGGCATGGAAGTCAGCCAGTTCACCTATTTCCAGCAGGTCGCCGGCTTCGAATGCGCACCGGTTGCCGGCGAGCTCACCTACGGGCTCGAGCGGCTCGCGATGTATGTGCAGGGCGTCGACCGCGTCTACGACCTCAACTTCAATGGCCGCGATGGTGATCAGAAGGTCACCTATGGCGACGTCTTCCTGCAAGCGGAGCAGGAATATTCCCGGCACAATTTCGAGTATGCCGACACCGCGATGCTGTTCGAGCAGTTCAAGATGGCCGAGGCGGCCTGCCGGAAATATCTCGACGCCGGCTGGCGCGAAGGCGGCAACAAGAAGCAGCATCTGATGGCGCTGCCGGCCTATGACCAGTGCATCAAGGCGAGCCACGTCTTCAACCTGCTCGATGCGCGCGGCGTGATCTCCGTGACCGAGCGGCAGAGCTACATTCTGCGTGTGCGCGAATTGGCAAAAGCCTGCGGCGAAGCCTGGATCCATACTGAAGCGGGCGGAGCGGCCTGA